In a genomic window of Sarcophilus harrisii chromosome 4, mSarHar1.11, whole genome shotgun sequence:
- the PDC gene encoding phosducin, whose product MSNPDAKMEESQSLNLEEDFEGQATHTGPKGVINDWRKFKLESEDSDSIPSSKKEILRQMSSPQYRDDNTKQKFSRKMSVQEYELIHQDKEDEKCLRKYRKQCMQDMHQKLSFGPRYGFVIELESGEQFLEAIEKEQKITTVIVHIYEDDIKGCEALNNSLNCLAVEYSMVKFCKIKASNTGAGDRFSSDVLPTLLVYKGGELISNFISVTEQFAEDFFAVDIECFLNEYGLLPEREIHALEQATMEDEDIE is encoded by the exons ATGTCAAACCCTGAtgcaaaaatggaagaaagtcaAAGCCTCAACCTGGAAGAGGATTTTGAAGGACAGGCTACGCATACag GTCCCAAAGGAGTTATCAATGATTGGAGAAAATTTAAGTTAGAAAGTGAAGATAGTGATTCCATCCCATCTAGCAAGAAGGAAATTCTCAGACAAATGTCTTCTCCTCAGTATCGAGATgataacacaaaacaaaaattcagcagaaag ATGAGTGTGCAAGAATATGAACTCATCCACCAGGACAAAGAGGACGAGAAATGTCTCCGTAAATACCGCAAACAATGCATGCAAGACATGCACCAGAAGCTAAGCTTTGGACCCAGGTATGGGTTTGTAATTGAGCTGGAGAGTGGCGAGCAGTTCTTGGAGGCCATTGAGAAGGAACAGAAAATAACTACTGTCATTGTTCACATCTATGAGGATGATATCAAGGGCTGTGAGGCCCTGAACAACAGCTTAAATTGCCTTGCTGTAGAATATTCTAtggtaaaattttgtaaaatcaaAGCTTCTAACACAGGTGCTGGGGACCGCTTCTCCTCAGATGTGCTTCCAACATTGCTGGTCTACAAAGGTGGGGAGCTTATCAGTAATTTCATTAGTGTCACTGAGCAGTTTGCTGAAGATTTTTTTGCTGTGGATATTGAGTGCTTTCTTAATGAGTATGGgttacttcctgaaagagaaatTCATGCACTGGAGCAGGCTACCATGGAAGATGAAGATATTGAATAA